In the Vigna radiata var. radiata cultivar VC1973A unplaced genomic scaffold, Vradiata_ver6 scaffold_384, whole genome shotgun sequence genome, one interval contains:
- the LOC106780019 gene encoding cyclin-D1-1 isoform X3, giving the protein MSVSCSNCVPDSFLLCGEDSSGVLSGESPECSSDLDSSPPSEEVSIAGFIEDERHFVPGFEYLNRFQSRSLDASAREESVAWILKQTNGWPLQLLSVACLSLAAKMEEPLVPSLLDLQVEGAKYLFEPITIRRMELLVLGVLDWRLRSVTPFSFLDFFACKLDSTGTLTGFLISRATQIILSNIQEASFLAYWPSCIAAAAILHAANEIPNWSLVRPEDAESWCEGLIKEKIIGCYQLMQELVIDNNRRKPPKVLPQLRVTSRPLIRSSVSSFSESSSSPSSSLSYKRRKLNNCLWVDDDKGNSQ; this is encoded by the exons ATGTCGGTCTCGTGCTCCAACTGCGTTCCCGACTCCTTCCTTCTCTGCGGCGAGGACTCTTCCGGAGTCTTGTCTGGAGAATCGCCGGAATGTTCCTCCGACCTCGATTCCTCGCCGCCGTCGGAGGAGGTGTCCATCGCTGGATTCATCGAAGACGAACGACACTTCGTTCCCGGATTCGAATACCTCAACAGGTTCCAATCACGCTCTCTCGACGCTTCGGCCAGAGAAGAATCCGTTGCATGGATTCTCAAG CAAACCAATGGGTGGCCATTGCAACTTCTATCGGTTGCGTGCTTGTCTTTGGCGGCAAAGATGGAGGAACCTCTAGTTCCGTCACTGTTGGACCTTCAG GTAGAAGGTGCCAAATACCTATTTGAGCCAATAACAATTAGAAGAATGGAGCTACTTGTCCTGGGCGTCCTGGATTGGAGACTAAGATCGGTTACTCCATTTAGCTTCCTCGATTTCTTTGCGTGCAAGTTAGATTCAACTGGAACTCTTACCGGGTTCCTCATCTCACGTGCTACGCAAATTATCTTGTCTAATATCCAAG AGGCTAGTTTTCTTGCCTATTGGCCATCATGCATTGCTGCAGCGGCCATTCTCCATGCAGCTAACGAAATTCCTAATTGGTCTCTCGTTAGACCCGAGGATGCCGAGTCGTGGTGCGAGGGGCTAATAAAG GAGAAAATTATTGGATGCTACCAATTAATGCAAGAACTTGTTATTGACAATAACCGGAGGAAACCCCCTAAAGTGTTACCGCAGCTGCGAGTGACATCTCGGCCCCTTATAAGGTCTAGTGTCTCGTCATTCTCAGAATCATCCTCTTCTCCTTCATCCTCATTGTCTTATAAAAGGAGGAAATTAAACAACTGTTTGTGGGTAGATGATGACAAAGGAAACTCCcagtga
- the LOC106780019 gene encoding cyclin-D1-1 isoform X1 codes for MSVSCSNCVPDSFLLCGEDSSGVLSGESPECSSDLDSSPPSEEVSIAGFIEDERHFVPGFEYLNRFQSRSLDASAREESVAWILKVQAYYAFQPLTVYLSVNYMDRFLNSRPLPGAKASCTIKLCQTNGWPLQLLSVACLSLAAKMEEPLVPSLLDLQVEGAKYLFEPITIRRMELLVLGVLDWRLRSVTPFSFLDFFACKLDSTGTLTGFLISRATQIILSNIQEASFLAYWPSCIAAAAILHAANEIPNWSLVRPEDAESWCEGLIKEKIIGCYQLMQELVIDNNRRKPPKVLPQLRVTSRPLIRSSVSSFSESSSSPSSSLSYKRRKLNNCLWVDDDKGNSQ; via the exons ATGTCGGTCTCGTGCTCCAACTGCGTTCCCGACTCCTTCCTTCTCTGCGGCGAGGACTCTTCCGGAGTCTTGTCTGGAGAATCGCCGGAATGTTCCTCCGACCTCGATTCCTCGCCGCCGTCGGAGGAGGTGTCCATCGCTGGATTCATCGAAGACGAACGACACTTCGTTCCCGGATTCGAATACCTCAACAGGTTCCAATCACGCTCTCTCGACGCTTCGGCCAGAGAAGAATCCGTTGCATGGATTCTCAAG GTGCAGGCTTATTACGCTTTTCAACCTCTCACGGTTTATCTTTCCGTTAATTACATGGATCGATTCTTGAATTCTCGGCCATTGCCG gGTGCTAAAGCTTCTTGTACTATAAAACTCTGT CAAACCAATGGGTGGCCATTGCAACTTCTATCGGTTGCGTGCTTGTCTTTGGCGGCAAAGATGGAGGAACCTCTAGTTCCGTCACTGTTGGACCTTCAG GTAGAAGGTGCCAAATACCTATTTGAGCCAATAACAATTAGAAGAATGGAGCTACTTGTCCTGGGCGTCCTGGATTGGAGACTAAGATCGGTTACTCCATTTAGCTTCCTCGATTTCTTTGCGTGCAAGTTAGATTCAACTGGAACTCTTACCGGGTTCCTCATCTCACGTGCTACGCAAATTATCTTGTCTAATATCCAAG AGGCTAGTTTTCTTGCCTATTGGCCATCATGCATTGCTGCAGCGGCCATTCTCCATGCAGCTAACGAAATTCCTAATTGGTCTCTCGTTAGACCCGAGGATGCCGAGTCGTGGTGCGAGGGGCTAATAAAG GAGAAAATTATTGGATGCTACCAATTAATGCAAGAACTTGTTATTGACAATAACCGGAGGAAACCCCCTAAAGTGTTACCGCAGCTGCGAGTGACATCTCGGCCCCTTATAAGGTCTAGTGTCTCGTCATTCTCAGAATCATCCTCTTCTCCTTCATCCTCATTGTCTTATAAAAGGAGGAAATTAAACAACTGTTTGTGGGTAGATGATGACAAAGGAAACTCCcagtga
- the LOC106780019 gene encoding cyclin-D1-1 isoform X2, producing the protein MSVSCSNCVPDSFLLCGEDSSGVLSGESPECSSDLDSSPPSEEVSIAGFIEDERHFVPGFEYLNRFQSRSLDASAREESVAWILKVQAYYAFQPLTVYLSVNYMDRFLNSRPLPQTNGWPLQLLSVACLSLAAKMEEPLVPSLLDLQVEGAKYLFEPITIRRMELLVLGVLDWRLRSVTPFSFLDFFACKLDSTGTLTGFLISRATQIILSNIQEASFLAYWPSCIAAAAILHAANEIPNWSLVRPEDAESWCEGLIKEKIIGCYQLMQELVIDNNRRKPPKVLPQLRVTSRPLIRSSVSSFSESSSSPSSSLSYKRRKLNNCLWVDDDKGNSQ; encoded by the exons ATGTCGGTCTCGTGCTCCAACTGCGTTCCCGACTCCTTCCTTCTCTGCGGCGAGGACTCTTCCGGAGTCTTGTCTGGAGAATCGCCGGAATGTTCCTCCGACCTCGATTCCTCGCCGCCGTCGGAGGAGGTGTCCATCGCTGGATTCATCGAAGACGAACGACACTTCGTTCCCGGATTCGAATACCTCAACAGGTTCCAATCACGCTCTCTCGACGCTTCGGCCAGAGAAGAATCCGTTGCATGGATTCTCAAG GTGCAGGCTTATTACGCTTTTCAACCTCTCACGGTTTATCTTTCCGTTAATTACATGGATCGATTCTTGAATTCTCGGCCATTGCCG CAAACCAATGGGTGGCCATTGCAACTTCTATCGGTTGCGTGCTTGTCTTTGGCGGCAAAGATGGAGGAACCTCTAGTTCCGTCACTGTTGGACCTTCAG GTAGAAGGTGCCAAATACCTATTTGAGCCAATAACAATTAGAAGAATGGAGCTACTTGTCCTGGGCGTCCTGGATTGGAGACTAAGATCGGTTACTCCATTTAGCTTCCTCGATTTCTTTGCGTGCAAGTTAGATTCAACTGGAACTCTTACCGGGTTCCTCATCTCACGTGCTACGCAAATTATCTTGTCTAATATCCAAG AGGCTAGTTTTCTTGCCTATTGGCCATCATGCATTGCTGCAGCGGCCATTCTCCATGCAGCTAACGAAATTCCTAATTGGTCTCTCGTTAGACCCGAGGATGCCGAGTCGTGGTGCGAGGGGCTAATAAAG GAGAAAATTATTGGATGCTACCAATTAATGCAAGAACTTGTTATTGACAATAACCGGAGGAAACCCCCTAAAGTGTTACCGCAGCTGCGAGTGACATCTCGGCCCCTTATAAGGTCTAGTGTCTCGTCATTCTCAGAATCATCCTCTTCTCCTTCATCCTCATTGTCTTATAAAAGGAGGAAATTAAACAACTGTTTGTGGGTAGATGATGACAAAGGAAACTCCcagtga